The Aspergillus fumigatus Af293 chromosome 3, whole genome shotgun sequence region ACAAGTGCTACTCCAACCCTGAGAACACAGACAACGAGTGCACTGATCATCAGAAAGGTGGTTGGGACTGGTCTGATCTTTCTTCCGGATCTTTCTCCTCGTATGGAGGCTTCGATTTCTCGGGTTTCAAGTGCAGTGACAGCACCGGTTGGGGGAAACGTACCTTCGTAAGTCGGCtcaatcttctccttcctcatcacAATAGCAACATGCTAATGGCCCACAGGGCAAAACCATTGAGGGGAAGCTCTCATCTGTCCCCAAGTTCTCCTGCGGCCAAGACAAAAAGGGGTTCTCCATTAGCAAGCTGCACCTCTCCACCTCCAAGGAGACCGAGGTGCACATCGTCTATGGCATGCCCGATGGTTCCACCTGCCGTAACATTGCTTCTTGCTCGCCCGACGGTACCCAGGTCACCAATGACCAGTGTGGTGGTGCCACCTCCGTGAGCTTCGAGCCCCCCGAGGGATCGGAGGATGATGACTGTGACATTGGTGTCCACAGCATTGACTTTGACTGCTCTCCTGGCAAGACCACCTCGACTCCCACCGCTGGTGTGCCAACCGAGACTGGTGCCAGCCCCGAATCGTCCTCCACTCCCGTTGGCTCCGGATCGTCCACTCCTGTCAGTCCCACTCCTGTTCCTTCCTCGTCTGATGTTGTCCCCACGTCGTCTTCTGCAGCCATCACGACGCCTGTCCCGGTTACCACTCCTGTCCAGTGGACCACCTCGACCGTGTACACTACGAGTGAGatcaccatcaccagctGCGCTCCTACGGTGACCGACTGCCCTGCCAACTCAATCAGTGTCATCACCTCGACCATTGCCGTTTCGACCACTGTGTGCCCCGTTACTGCCACCGAGACTGCCTCCGTCTCTCTGCCTTCTTCTGTTGATGCGGGTTCGAGCTCTGGAAGCCCCACCCCCGACGTCACTCCTTCTGAGACTGCCACTGAGACTGCTCCATCCGAGACCGACTCCGAGACTCCTTCCGAGACGGCTCCCTCTGAGACCTCCGGTGAAAGCACCCCTACTGGCAGTTCGCCTGTCGAGTCCGGCTCCTCGACCCCGGCCATCACTTCACCTGCGACCCCTGCTCCTTCCAGCACTGCCCCTGGCATCACTGGGGACGTCACCACGACTGTTGTAACCTACGAGACCGTGACCACCTGCCCCGTGACGGAGACCATCTCGACCAGCGGCACCGTCACGACCTCTACCTACAGCACTGTCTCGACCGTCACTCTGACTTCAACTTCGACCATCTGCACGGCTTGCGAGGCCAGCGCCACTCCTGCCCCTTCGTCTGCCGCCCCTGTGACCACGGCCCCTGCCCCTGAGGATATGACCACTACCGTGGTGACATACGAGACCGTGACCACCTGCCCTGTGACGGAAACCATCTCGACCAGCGGCACCGTCACGACCTCCACCTACAGCACTGTCTCGACCGTCACTCTGACCTCAACCGCCACCGTCTGCACTCGCTGCACTGCGGGAAGCACTACCCTTCCCACAGGCCAGTCCCCTGTCACCGCCAGCGAGACCAGCGACGTGCCCTCCGTGACCACCACTCCCTCGTCTGTCCCCTCGGCCCCGTGCCCCAACGTTGTGCCCAAGTGTATCAACACCTGGCTCAGCCTGCTCCCCAAGTGCGACTCCAACAGTGACGCCAGCTGCTTCTGCCCATCCTCCGAGTTCactgacaaggtcatcgctTGTGTGCAGTCCTGGGGAGCCTCGCAGGCGGAGGTCCAGGCCGCTCTGTCCTACTTCACTGGTATCTGCGCTGCCTACGTACCCCAGAACCCCGGCATCGTGACCGGCATCCCGACCACCATCACCCTGGTCCCCACCGTCACCCCCACCGGCGTCGATGCAGTCACCGCTCCTACCGgtgctgccactgccactgccacgCTGACCGGTGGTGCGGCCGTCACTCCCGCTCCCTCCGCCCCCTCCGCCCCCTGCACCACCATCACCTACTCGTCTTACACCGTGACGGTGCCCCAGGTTGCTTTCTCAACTGCCACCGCGGGTTCGACCACTACCGTCGGTCTGATCCCCGGCCCGGCCCCGACCTCCGCAGGGCCCACAAGCCGGATCCCCAACCCCTGGCTGTCCTCCTCGACACTGGTGACCCAGCCAGGCACCGCGTCGGCGACTGCCTCTCCAACCGCCGGTCCCATCCTGTCCAACGATGCCTCCTCGGGCTCTGTCTCGAGCATGATTTGGGCAGTCGCTGTCGCCGCGCTCTTCGGTGCTCTTTACTAATCCGACTGCGAAAATGTGCTTTGTTCCGTCCCAACATGTAACTGTCAGCTACCTTCATTCTTCTTACATCAGATAATCACTGCGAAGTAATACTGTATTTCAATCTCTTGCGTTATTTCTTTCCTGGATAATACTAGATCGTCAAGAGCCCTTCCAGCCTGCTCGAAGCTATTAAGACATACACTTTGCCCGTGTACCTGGATGTGGCTTGATTTCTTTACTCCATAGGTTCTTCTATATAAAGTTGTGAACATTGTTGCCCTCGTTCTATGTACAAGATCGCAGATAGCTAGTTTACATCGTACCCAATCCGCGGTAACGCGGACGGATTATACACCCGTAAGAAAGACAGGACACCTGTTTCTTCTAGGCGCGAACAGAATCAGTCAGGGTGATTAATACATAGCCCATCTCAGTCCTTGGAAGGCCGGTTCGCATTGATATCCTTCAGAATCTCCCCTGCACCAGCCTCGAGCAGTCTTCCCGCAAGTTCCTCTCCGAGCGCGTCTGCTTCGTCGATCGCCTCGACTCTCGCAGTAATGCGATCCTCGACGCTTCGGGTGCCATCCAGACTCACAACGATCGCATCCATCCTCAAGTCCCCCGACGACATCCACTCCGTCTCAACCCCAATAGGAACACTGCACCCACCCTCAAGGGTCCTCATCAGAGACCTCTCAGCAAGGCAAGCCAGTGTGGATTTCCGATCCGCCAGTTGGCCCAGCAATTCCTGCATTTTCCGGTCTCCCTTGCGGATCTCCAAGCCCAGAGCGCCCTGCCCAACGGCATACAGGATGCCCCCGTCCCTCGAGCCCAGGTACTGGCTGATGCGATGCTTGAGGCCGACCCGCTCAAGGCCCGCGGCAGACATGACCATGCACATGTACTCGCTGTGCGGGTCGTCTACCTTCGCGAGACGCGTCTCGACATTGCCGCGGAGGTTAGCGAAGCGGAGATGCGGGTACAGACGGCGGAGCTGGGCTGAGCGCCGCACAGATGATGTCCCGACGACGGCGCCCTCAGGGAGGCTCTTCAAGCTTGTGTAGGGCAGCCCGGCCTTGATGATCAGTGCGTCCCGCGGATCATCGCGGGGCGGGATAGCTGCCAACTCGCAAGTGTCGGGGAGCGTGGTCGGCATATCTGTGTCGTGTGTCAAACTCGGCACTGCAGTTCATCAAAAGATGAACGGAACGGAATTCGAGTATTACCTTTCAGACAATGCACAATGACATCCAGTTCACCGGAGGTGAgcttttcttccagctcggTCGTCCAGAGACTCTTGGCGCCGAAGTCGTACAGCGCTGTTAGTTGGTCTCGATCGCCCGCTGTGCGGAGGGCTTCGATCTCGTAGGTTCGATCCGGGCCAATCTTCTGTAGGCGGTCCCGGATGCCTTCCGTCTGGACCATGGCCAGGTTGGACCGTCGGGTACCGATCCGTAGCGGCAGCTGGGGCGTTGGAGATGTTTCCACCATATTATCGGATGATGAGGGGGGCTGAAAGTTGAGAGGGGAGGGATTCCTACAGAGACCATAGAAAATGGGGATGTATTTATCATCCAACGACATACCCACAAAAGACAGATTGAAAAACAGACCACAACTGACGCTAAACTACTTAAACGCTTAGTATGGACGCGATGATTCAGCGCTTGATCCAGAGGTCGTACCCGCTGATTAGCGGGGGTATGTCCAGTGATTTGCATAAGAAAGTCACCATCTGCAGTTCACCTAGAACAATGAGTGAGAGTTATTCTCCATTGGTGACGCATGTTCATCTTGAAGAATTGGGGGGACTGGCTACTCGTGGCATAGAGACATGCAGCACCGCTGCTTGTGCACATGCAATCTATAACGATCTGAAGACGAGTTTAGGGCATTGAGCATCCATTCTTTTCATATGCACGGACTGACAGGTCGGAGCTGAAGTGTTATCCACAGAACAACCAAATATCGCATTGCAGATGTACCAGGACTTGAAGCCCTTATAGCTACTACACACTCATGAAGCGGATGAACGGACCGCTTGGAATTGGTCGTCAGCCCTGCAGCAAGAGAACAGTTGACACTACATAGCTCCTACCAATCTCCTGCCGGGACAAATACATCACTTGCTATAGCCCAGCACACTGACTCTGCGCTATCCCAGTCTAACGCTGGCAAACCATCAAGACCAATTCCAAGTTCGCAGCTCTACGTAGCAGGCCACTTCCGAAACAGATCCGACAACCGATCGATCGGCGCCGTAAGCAGCCCGATAGCAGTCTCAAACGGCGGCGTCGACGGCGCCCCCGGATGCGCATGCGAAGGCACAAACAACTTTGTCCTATTCAGCGACTGCGACAGCCCGAGGCTTTCCTGCTCGGAGAGCACGTCCTCTAGCAGTTGGATATCCTCCGTCTCTTCGTGACGTATATGCTCCTGGAGATCATCCCAGAGGGATTGCAGCGTGGGGATGAAGCGCGGGTCCGTGGATTTCATGTCCTGGAAGGCCTTGAGCTTTTCTTTTACCTGTGGCTAGGCCGTCAGCAGGCCGCCCTCACTCCCCACTACATACaaaggaaaaagggaaaagggatCTGACAGTCTGATGCTCGGCTCTATCCTTCCTCGCCAACTCCTTCCCGTCGTCGAGGTATTTCTCCAGCGCGGGATAAATGACGAGCTCCTCGCCGACGGTATGCCGCGCCAGTTCCCAGGTGAACTGGTTCTGGTATTTGGTCTGTTCCTCGGGGCCGGGGGAGCTGACGATCAGCTCGTAAAAGGACTTGATCTCGCTGTGGTCGTGCTTGATTGTGTCGAGGATGCGGAATCGGCGGGCCTGCGACCAGTCGGTGAAGGCTTGGACTTGGTGGCTTACATTGCCGCGGAGGACGTGAGGCTCGGAGACGTTGCTGTCCGCGGTGGATTTTCGTCCGTGTGTTGCGGCCATGATTTGACATTAGATCAACCGAGGGGAGTCAGAGGGAGGTCAGAGGGAGGTTGTGATGTGGTTGCAGTGTAGACAAGCCATCATCGTAGAAACCGTGGTTGGATATCTGCTTGCAAGCGTCATCCACTCATCACAGGGACGGCATGGCACATTTGATGAACCCTTCATTATATCAATTACACTCAGTGAACAAAATAACTGTACAACTAtgcaacatcatcatcatcatctagACTGTCATTTCAAGATCAACCTTCACGAGCCGCTCGTGAGCTAACTACGCTCACTCAACCAATCACCAAAGCCCTCACCTCAATACTCTCTCTCGGCTTCGCACCCTCCCTCGTCCTCGGATCCGAAAATGCAGAATGCGGCACCCGCTCCGCAATGGCTCCCCCTTGCCCCGCCTCCGCTGCTGCAGCCGCAAGACTATCCGAGCACTTCAACAACAAcctctcctcattctccaTCCCTGAGAGATACATCCACCGCTGGTTCGGATTATACTTGACGGCCATGGTCTCACCCGTCCGATGCGGGTATCGGTGCTCCACAGCCACCAGATCGTTTTCATTGTCGACGGACGGGGCCGCCGCAAACGCCAGCGGCGAAGACTCCACGCGGCCGTTCAACGGCCGCCAGACATTGACGATGCGGTAACGCACACCCTGGCTGATGATGCGCTCTGCCTCGGCTGGATCACTGACGTGCAGCCGGACGCGGTCCTGCGCCGCTTTGCGGGTTTGGTCGACGTGTGCTCTGTTAACGGGTTGGCGCGGGGCGGCGGGATCTTGTTTACGGATGGTGTggtcgaagatgatgatgcgcTGGGCGCCGGGGATGTGCTGcttcagcagctgctccACTTCGGGGTAGTAGAGGCGTTGGACTTCGGCGTCGGAGTCGAAGGTGGAGTAAGTTGTTGCTGTGGGGATGTgttggaggacttggaaggCGTGTGTGTCGAGGGTGTAGTCTGCTTCGTGGCCGCGGATGTCGATTAGCGATACTTTGTGTACTTTCTCGCCGTAGTTGCGGGGTGGGACCCCAGCAGGTGGAGTTTCCACGTAGTTGTAAGGCGTAGATCCGTCGGCTGGGGGCTCGTAGAAGGTTAGTTCTACGTCGACGGGGCCTCTGGGGACGGTGTTGACGCCGGCGGTGGTAGTGGTCGACATTCTGTAGGTTGAAGAACGGGTGTGGTTAACGTTGGCTCATACAGCTCTGGAGCGAGATGATGTCGTTGTTCAGCACACACATCCTTCCTACCCTTATATACCGTGCAGACTGCTGTATCATCCTGCCCATTTGTAATCATCCAGGATGATTCCAAAAGTGTCCGTCCTGTGTCGCCTTTGTAAGTGTCGTCCTTCAATTTCCAATCCTCCCCAGACATGACGTGCTCAGAAACAACCAATGACGACAGCCAGAAGCATCAGCTTTGTCAGCTCGGACTTTACGTAGACCAATCAGGCGCAAGTCAAATGCCAAGAATGACGTCACAGCGGATTGGTAATCCGGAGGGATTTCTAATAACATGATTGGCTGCGTCGGGCAGCATGGAGGAGTTGATCCTTATGCACCTGATCACCAATGGTGAGGGAGAAGGTATCTAGGTACCTATGGAGGACAATACCAATACGCTGGACCTGATCCTTTCGCGAACAGGCACATTGGAGAAGTGAAGGCGCGGAAGTGCATCAATGACTTGATTATATCCGTGAGAGAACTGTCAAATTAGAACAAATGGACGAGTCTGGAAGTTCAGCAAATAGAATCATCGCGCAAGAGTGGAATCTCTATATCCGACACGCCAATCACACGAAAGTGAGcattgaagacatggatCAATCACAAAGTGCGAATGCTACCATGGTCACCTCGCATAGGCGCGTGCTCGACCACACGATAACGTTGTTGACCACCAATAACACCAACACGCAAGCCAGAACGCCGACATGGTATTCCCATGCCCCATAGACCCCAAACCCCAATCCAAGACCATAGACAACGCCAGAAAGAAGTAGATGAGCGAGAAGGCTGTTCCTGCTAGCTCGCTCTGGCCTTCTTGGTGCGCTCGTAGCTCTGGAGCTCCACATCTCTGCCATTAGTCTTGAGCGGGTAGAGATGCACCCCCATATCGGTAGGAAAGTCGGGGTGCAACAGACTAAACCGGTGCGGATTCTGCGGGGTCCCATCCACCTCGGCCGGGACCCGCTCCACAAGCAGTTCGATCAGGTTACGGTCAACCCAACCCGCAGACTTGTTGTGCAAGCGGTCTAACCGAGCACAATCGTCTTCTACCTCTTCGTTCATCAGAGACGGCAGCGGTGGCGCATTACTGTTCGGTCTCGCGTGGTAATTGGCGAGAACATTATATGGCAGGTTCGGGCGGACCGCGGGCTTGTCTGACAGCTCGGCCAGCGCATTGAGCGCATGATTGCCGTGCGTCCGTGTGGAGCGTGTCGCATGGTAATTCTGGCTGGCGGTGCGCACCATGTCGGCGGCTGGTGtgccattatcttcctgcCCGGTACCGTCACCCGTGCCTGACTCTTCGACATCAGTGTTATTCCCGTTCGTCGTAGTGCCTGAAGGCTGATCAGCCCGTTTGGATGTCGAGAAGAAATGCACCGTGGCGACGTGGGCTTGATTGGCATGTGCGCTGAGTTCCTTTTCCGTGAACAGAGTATGGATAGAATATGTCGGCGCGTGCTGTTTCTCGGCCAACTGGGACTTGGCCCGCTCGGCCGGGTTCGGATCCCGCACCGGAGAGCCAGTATCCTCCTCAGGcgctttcctcttccttttaTTGAACTCTGACACAATCCCGTTGCCCAATTCGTCTAGGTCGACTCGGTGGCGGGTATGCCGGGTTTTACGATTGCCGTGAACACCACCAGGACTGGCAGGGTTGGTAATGCTGAATTGATtgggatgaaggaggagagCATTGGTATCAGCAATATCGAGCTGCTCCTTTTCCCGCATCAACCGGGCCTTCTTCCCTGAGATTGTCTGTACCAGCCGTTCGCGCAGGGTCGAGGAGAGGTTGTTGTATTCTTCACCGGCGAAGTGCACCCGGAAGGCGTATTCCCGTTGGAACCTTTCTAGATTGTTGTTATGACGGTGCTGCACACGTCAGCTTCCAAGCATTCTAGACAGTAACAAAAGtaagcagaagaagaaaggtaAAGATTCAACTCACCACAAGTGCCGCCAACTCGGCATCCCTCTCCTCCTTAGCCTGATTCACCTCCTGCACAAACCTTGAATACCACATGCCAGACAAATTAGCCATCTCCTTCGCAAAAGCTCCCCCACCGATCGTCTTCTCAACCAAAGCCGCGATTTCCTCCGCCGAGTCGGGCAGCGGACCCGGGGAGTACGGATCCGCATTGTTGATCAATGTCATATCGCACTGCAATGTATGCAGCTGCTGGCGAAATTGCGCGTCTCGGTTATGGCTGAAGGTCGCCGTGAGATCGTGCAGCCGTTCTTGTAGTGCTCCGCGGCGCTTGTCCCGTTTCGAGAGGGGCGCGTTCGTCGCGGGGCTTGGAGATCGGCCTCTAGGGTGAAGGCTGCTGCTCAGGGTTTGTCCAGCTGTGCCAGTAGCTGGCGATGCCGGTGCCGGAGAGTAAGCCATGGCTTATTGTGTTCTGTCGAAAACCAGGGCAGTGTGAAGATATTGACGGGGTGAGAGGCGGGTGCTGAAAGGTTAAGTTGCGGGTGGATCAAATCCTGATGTTTGATAACAACTCAAAAAAGGTCGTTTGATTGATAGAGAATGAATAAAAGCTTGCATGAACGACGAGCAGGAACCAGCTTTGTGCCAGAGTGATGCTGCGTTCGGGGGGAGGAGAACCAGCagcttggagaagaaagcggGAATCCGGCGGCGCTCCCGAACTGGAATAGCCCCAACATCTTTGACCGCCCAGTTGCCTTACCCAACTCCAC contains the following coding sequences:
- a CDS encoding porphobilinogen deaminase, with the protein product MSLDDKYIPIFYGLCRNPSPLNFQPPSSSDNMVETSPTPQLPLRIGTRRSNLAMVQTEGIRDRLQKIGPDRTYEIEALRTAGDRDQLTALYDFGAKSLWTTELEEKLTSGELDVIVHCLKDMPTTLPDTCELAAIPPRDDPRDALIIKAGLPYTSLKSLPEGAVVGTSSVRRSAQLRRLYPHLRFANLRGNVETRLAKVDDPHSEYMCMVMSAAGLERVGLKHRISQYLGSRDGGILYAVGQGALGLEIRKGDRKMQELLGQLADRKSTLACLAERSLMRTLEGGCSVPIGVETEWMSSGDLRMDAIVVSLDGTRSVEDRITARVEAIDEADALGEELAGRLLEAGAGEILKDINANRPSKD
- a CDS encoding extracellular serine-threonine rich protein, coding for MKAVSVTLVSLFAVAQATGSWWVTDKCYSNPENTDNECTDHQKGGWDWSDLSSGSFSSYGGFDFSGFKCSDSTGWGKRTFGKTIEGKLSSVPKFSCGQDKKGFSISKLHLSTSKETEVHIVYGMPDGSTCRNIASCSPDGTQVTNDQCGGATSVSFEPPEGSEDDDCDIGVHSIDFDCSPGKTTSTPTAGVPTETGASPESSSTPVGSGSSTPVSPTPVPSSSDVVPTSSSAAITTPVPVTTPVQWTTSTVYTTSEITITSCAPTVTDCPANSISVITSTIAVSTTVCPVTATETASVSLPSSVDAGSSSGSPTPDVTPSETATETAPSETDSETPSETAPSETSGESTPTGSSPVESGSSTPAITSPATPAPSSTAPGITGDVTTTVVTYETVTTCPVTETISTSGTVTTSTYSTVSTVTLTSTSTICTACEASATPAPSSAAPVTTAPAPEDMTTTVVTYETVTTCPVTETISTSGTVTTSTYSTVSTVTLTSTATVCTRCTAGSTTLPTGQSPVTASETSDVPSVTTTPSSVPSAPCPNVVPKCINTWLSLLPKCDSNSDASCFCPSSEFTDKVIACVQSWGASQAEVQAALSYFTGICAAYVPQNPGIVTGIPTTITLVPTVTPTGVDAVTAPTGAATATATLTGGAAVTPAPSAPSAPCTTITYSSYTVTVPQVAFSTATAGSTTTVGLIPGPAPTSAGPTSRIPNPWLSSSTLVTQPGTASATASPTAGPILSNDASSGSVSSMIWAVAVAALFGALY
- a CDS encoding Sds3 domain-containing protein, with the protein product MAYSPAPASPATGTAGQTLSSSLHPRGRSPSPATNAPLSKRDKRRGALQERLHDLTATFSHNRDAQFRQQLHTLQCDMTLINNADPYSPGPLPDSAEEIAALVEKTIGGGAFAKEMANLSGMWYSRFVQEVNQAKEERDAELAALVHRHNNNLERFQREYAFRVHFAGEEYNNLSSTLRERLVQTISGKKARLMREKEQLDIADTNALLLHPNQFSITNPASPGGVHGNRKTRHTRHRVDLDELGNGIVSEFNKRKRKAPEEDTGSPVRDPNPAERAKSQLAEKQHAPTYSIHTLFTEKELSAHANQAHVATVHFFSTSKRADQPSGTTTNGNNTDVEESGTGDGTGQEDNGTPAADMVRTASQNYHATRSTRTHGNHALNALAELSDKPAVRPNLPYNVLANYHARPNSNAPPLPSLMNEEVEDDCARLDRLHNKSAGWVDRNLIELLVERVPAEVDGTPQNPHRFSLLHPDFPTDMGVHLYPLKTNGRDVELQSYERTKKARAS
- a CDS encoding HHE domain protein, coding for MAATHGRKSTADSNVSEPHVLRGNVSHQVQAFTDWSQARRFRILDTIKHDHSEIKSFYELIVSSPGPEEQTKYQNQFTWELARHTVGEELVIYPALEKYLDDGKELARKDRAEHQTVKEKLKAFQDMKSTDPRFIPTLQSLWDDLQEHIRHEETEDIQLLEDVLSEQESLGLSQSLNRTKLFVPSHAHPGAPSTPPFETAIGLLTAPIDRLSDLFRKWPAT
- a CDS encoding putative methyltransferase; this translates as MSGEDWKLKDDTYKGDTGRTLLESSWMITNGQDDTAVCTVYKGRKDVCAEQRHHLAPELMSTTTTAGVNTVPRGPVDVELTFYEPPADGSTPYNYVETPPAGVPPRNYGEKVHKVSLIDIRGHEADYTLDTHAFQVLQHIPTATTYSTFDSDAEVQRLYYPEVEQLLKQHIPGAQRIIIFDHTIRKQDPAAPRQPVNRAHVDQTRKAAQDRVRLHVSDPAEAERIISQGVRYRIVNVWRPLNGRVESSPLAFAAAPSVDNENDLVAVEHRYPHRTGETMAVKYNPNQRWMYLSGMENEERLLLKCSDSLAAAAAEAGQGGAIAERVPHSAFSDPRTREGAKPRESIEVRALVIG